From one Culex quinquefasciatus strain JHB chromosome 3, VPISU_Cqui_1.0_pri_paternal, whole genome shotgun sequence genomic stretch:
- the LOC6049242 gene encoding 28S ribosomal protein S18a, mitochondrial, with amino-acid sequence MALFHAARLGFSGFNSLFAGSLRTISVTAVSNLKEIKEVTQKDSLVISADYVPSPRSNQLIGAVAKLTECGTSQFCPQCTLGLDIKHTDVLILSQYLRSDGCMLPRRITGLCKRQQRRMTALVTMAQKAGLMPNINPAWSKRDPKKRFQWKKNNKYFDESTIKC; translated from the exons ATGGCCCTGTTCCACGCAGCCAGGCTGGGATTCTCCGGATTTAATTCGCTTTTTGCCGGAAGTTTGCGAACCATATCGGTTACGGCCGTCAGCAATCTCAAGGAGA TCAAAGAAGTCACCCAGAAGGATTCGCTGGTCATCTCGGCCGACTATGTTCCTTCCCCGCGGTCGAACCAGCTGATCGGTGCGGTGGCCAAGCTGACGGAATGCGGCACCAGCCAGTTCTGCCCGCAGTGTACTCTGGGGCTGGACATTAAGCACACCGACGTGCTCATCCTGAGCCAATATCTGCGCAGCGACGGTTGCATGCTGCCCCGCCGGATTACCGGATTATGTAAGCGTCAGCAGCGCCGGATGACCGCGCTGGTCACGATGGCACAGAAGGCGGGTCTAATGCCGAACATCAATCCGGCCTGGAGCAAACGGGACCCCAAGAAGCGGTTCCAGTGGAAGAAGAACAACAAATACTTTGACGAGAGTACCATTAAATGCTAG
- the LOC6054152 gene encoding COMM domain-containing protein 2: MAHLIKQEQDKHLKFVLNQPEEVLIEFCKLAIDYINNGINEKKCTAASKNLETTFDTVKSCVEALVCLLIDCTKLHITEEDFRSLGTLNFSPEQIAILWQFVSSKRTLVETVLKQSADNELHFRDLEWRLEAKVASRALHRQATPVIAMKLHLDSEVVNEHKEKLDQESTVGAEETRKEVLLQTDPTSLVHLIQVLEQALIDSKTHRVRNFVKSFQK, from the exons ATGGCACACCTGATAAAACAAGAACAagataaacatttaaaatttgtccTCAATCAACCGGAAGAAG ttcttaTAGAATTTTGCAAATTAGCCATTGATTACATCAATAATGGAATTAACGAGAAAAAGTGCACTGCTGCTTCAA AAAACCTCGAAACAACCTTCGACACGGTAAAATCCTGCGTCGAAGCGCTCGTCTGCCTGCTGATCGACTGCACCAAGCTGCACATCACCGAGGAGGACTTCCGGTCGCTGGGCACGCTCAACTTCTCCCCTGAGCAGATCGCAATCCTGTGGCAGTTCGTCAGCAGCAAACGCACCCTGGTGGAAACCGTCCTCAAGCAGTCCGCTGACAACGAGCTGCACTTCCGCGACCTCGAGTGGCGACTGGAGGCCAAGGTTGCGTCCCGGGCCCTTCACCGGCAGGCCACTCCGGTGATTGCGATGAAGCTGCACCTGGACAGCGAGGTGGTGAACGAACACAAGGAAAAGTTGGACCAGGAATCGACGGTCGGCGCGGAGGAAACTCGCAAGGAAGTGCTCCTGCAAACGGATCCGACCAGTTTGGTACACCTGATTCAGGTGCTGGAACAGGCGCTAATCGATTCCAAAACGCACCGAGTGAGGAATTTCGTTAAATCATTCCAAAAGTAA